From one Humulus lupulus chromosome 8, drHumLupu1.1, whole genome shotgun sequence genomic stretch:
- the LOC133797323 gene encoding sm-like protein LSM1B: protein MVFGGFSQYPNSRILSPSMSWAASDDIFLSTSLASYLDKKLLVLLRDGRKLLGLLRSFDQFANVILEGACERAIVGDLYCDIPLGLYVIRGENVVLIGELDLDREELPPHMTRVSVEEIKRAQKAEKDASDLKGTMRKRMEFLDFD from the exons atggttTTTGGTGGCTTTTCTCAATACCCAAATAGCAGGATTTTATCGCCATCCATGTCTTGGGCTGCCTCCGACGATATTTTCCTTTCCACTTCGCTCGCAAGCTATCTTGATA AAAAGCTTCTTGTATTGTTGCGAGATGGGAGAAAGCTTTTGGGTTTACTGAGATCTTTTGATCAGTTTG CTAATGTTATTCTTGAAGGTGCCTGTGAACGAGCTATTGTTGGTGATCTTTACTGTGACATTCCACTAGGTCTATATGTAATTCGAGGCGAAAATGTGGTGTTGATTGGAGAGCTG GACTTGGATAGGGAGGAGCTTCCCCCACATATGACTCGAGTCTCAGTAGAAGAGATAAAAAGG GCTCAGAAAGCAGAGAAGGATGCCAGTGATCTCAAGGGTACCATGAGAAAGAGAATGGAGTTTCTTGATTTTGATTAA
- the LOC133797324 gene encoding uncharacterized protein LOC133797324: MATASEIVAKLNLNPHPEGGFYFETFRDTSVMLSKSQLPPQYKVERAVNTCIYFLLPSGNVSNLHRIPCAETWHFYLGEPLTIVELNEENGEFKLTCLGPDLIGDNQQPQYTVPPNVWFGAFPTKDISIGTDGLLLKAAARDGESHYSLVGCTCAPAFQFQDFELAKRSELVARFPNSEPLISLLTFPE; encoded by the exons ATGGCTACTGCTTCAGAGATTGTGGCGAAATTGAATCTGAATCCACACCCAGAAGGTGGATTCTACTTCGAAACTTTCAGAGACACTTCTGTCATGCTCTCCAAGTCTCAACTTCCACCCCAAT ACAAGGTAGAGCGTGCTGTGAATACATGCATTTACTTCTTATTGCCATCTGGGAATGTGTCAAACCTTCATCGAATCCCATGTGCAGAAACCTGGCATTTCTACTTGGGAGAGCCTCTTACG ATAGTGGAGTTGAATGAGGAAAATGGAGAGTTCAAATTAACCTGTCTTGGACCAGATTTGATAGGAGATAATCAGCAACCTCAGTATACAGTGCCTCCTAATGTGTGGTTTGGTGCATTTCCAACTAAAGACATAAGCATTGGTACCGATGGATTGCTGCTCAAAGCTGCTGCAAGGGATGGCGAGAGCCACTACTCTCTTGTGGGCTGCACCTGCGCACCTGCCTTCCAGTTTCAGGATTTCGAGCTGGCCAAACGTTCCGAGCTTGTGGCACGCTTTCCCAATAGCGAGCCTCTCATTTCTTTGCTTACCTTTCCTGAATGA
- the LOC133795428 gene encoding sm-like protein LSM1B — MPFGFLYKPHGKHLNAGKMVVRPKEASEILNELDVKRISEVELYLVLPEATFGLEWKEDPTAVPHIPDPPPKILRRCVIDDMYSYDSIVFLLAEKLLVLLRDGRKLLGLLRSFDQFANVILEGACERAIVGDLYCDIPLGLYVIRGENVVLIGELDLDREELPPHMTRVSVEEIKRAQKAEKDASDLKGTMRKRMEFLDFD; from the exons ATGCCTTTCGGGTTTCTATATAAGCCACATGGGAAGCATCTTAATGCTGGGAAGATGGTTGTTAGGCCTAAGGAAGCTTCAGAAATACTTAATGAACTGGATGTCAAGAGAATATCAGAGGTTGAATTGTATTTGGTCCTACCTGAGGCTACATTTGGTTTGGAATGGAAGGAAGACCCCACTGCAGTACCCCATATACCTGACCCTCCCCCTAAAATATTAAGGAGATGTGTGATTGACgatatgtat AGTTATGAcagtattgtttttcttcttgcaGAAAAGCTTCTTGTATTGTTGCGAGATGGGAGAAAGCTTTTGGGTTTACTGAGATCTTTTGATCAATTTG CTAATGTTATTCTTGAAGGTGCCTGTGAACGAGCTATTGTTGGTGATCTTTACTGTGACATTCCACTAGGTCTATATGTAATTCGAGGCGAAAATGTGGTGTTGATTGGAGAGCTG GACTTGGATAGGGAGGAGCTTCCCCCACATATGACTCGAGTCTCAGTAGAAGAGATAAAAAGG GCTCAGAAAGCAGAGAAGGATGCCAGTGATCTCAAGGGTACCATGAGAAAGAGAATGGAGTTTCTTGATTTTGATTAA
- the LOC133797325 gene encoding uncharacterized protein LOC133797325: MATASEIVAKLNLNPNPEGGFYFETFRDTSVMLSKSQLPPQYKVERAVNTCIYFLLPSGNVSNLHRIPCAETWHFYLGEPLTIVELNEENGEFKLTCLGPDLIGDNQQPQYTVPPNVWFGAFPTKDISIGTDGLLLKAAARDGESHYSLVGCTCAPAFQFQDFELAKHSELVARFPNSEPLISLLTFPE, from the exons ATGGCTACTGCTTCAGAGATTGTGGCGAAATTGAATCTGAATCCAAACCCAGAAGGTGGATTCTACTTCGAAACTTTCAGAGACACTTCTGTTATGCTCTCCAAGTCTCAACTTCCACCCCAAT ACAAGGTAGAGCGTGCTGTGAATACATGCATTTACTTCTTATTGCCATCTGGGAATGTGTCAAACCTTCATCGAATCCCATGTGCAGAAACCTGGCATTTCTACTTGGGAGAGCCTCTTACG ATAGTGGAGTTGAATGAGGAAAATGGAGAGTTCAAATTAACCTGTCTTGGACCAGATTTGATAGGAGATAATCAGCAACCTCAGTATACAGTGCCTCCTAATGTGTGGTTTGGTGCATTTCCAACTAAAGACATAAGCATTGGTACCGATGGATTGCTGCTCAAAGCTGCTGCAAGGGATGGCGAGAGCCACTACTCTCTTGTGGGCTGCACCTGCGCACCTGCCTTCCAGTTTCAGGATTTCGAGCTGGCCAAACATTCCGAGCTTGTGGCACGCTTTCCCAATAGCGAGCCTCTCATTTCTTTGCTTACCTTTCCTGAATGA